The following coding sequences are from one Primulina eburnea isolate SZY01 chromosome 15, ASM2296580v1, whole genome shotgun sequence window:
- the LOC140814426 gene encoding major allergen Pru ar 1-like, with translation MGVTEINQEFASPIASGRLFNALILNSNTLLPKLLPQSIKSVETLQGDGGAGSIEQVNFTESSHFKYVKHRINELDKEKLTCKYSMIEGDMLGDKLERIAYDIKFESSDDGGCICKMTSEYYAVEGHEIKEEDIRAGKESAKGIYKVIEAYLLQNPHAFA, from the exons atGGGTGTTACCGAAATAAATCAAGAATTTGCTAGCCCCATAGCCTCGGGACGTCTCTTTAATGCTTTAATTCTAAATTCTAACACCCTATTGCCCAAACTCTTGCCACAATCCATCAAAAGTGTTGAAACATTACAAGGAGATGGCGGAGCCGGAAGCATCGAGCAAGTTAATTTTACCGAAT CTAGTCATTTTAAGTATGTGAAGCATCGAATAAATGAGCTAGATAAAGAAAAACTCACCTGCAAATATAGTATGATCGAGGGCGACATGCTCGGGGACAAGCTCGAACGCATAGCGTATGACATCAAGTTCGAGTCATCCGACGATGGCGGATGCATCTGCAAGATGACCAGTGAATACTATGCTGTTGAAGGACATGAAATTAAGGAGGAGGATATTCGAGCCGGCAAGGAGAGTGCAAAGGGCATATACAAAGTTATTGAAGCCTACCTTCTTCAGAATCCTCATGCTTTTGCTTAG